The Salmo salar chromosome ssa06, Ssal_v3.1, whole genome shotgun sequence sequence TACCAAACCTCTTTTCTTTGAATGTTTCAGGAGCACAGAAACTGTGGATAGTGCTTGATTGGCCCTCTAGCATAACATAAACAGCAATAATAATGAATGTAGGCCTTAACCTTTTAGAAGCATAAGttactatattctactctataaTTCAGAATTGAACAATAAGAAAATACTTACTATGAAAGGCTACATCTGTACTGATTAATAACAGCAGTTGTACACTGCTTCAGAGGCAGTGTGCCAGACCAGTGAATCCGAACTAGAGCTTTAGTGACACCATGTGGTTATGGTAAGGCATTACAATCAATTGCTGGATTTTTAAAAACCtgattacaaatcaaatcaatttttatttgtcacatgcgcagaatacaacaggcagaccttaccatgaaatgctgattacaagcctttaaccaacaacgcagttcaataaatagtgttaagaaaatatttactaaataaactataataaaaatgtaataaaaagtaacaataaaataaagaggctatatacttggggtaccggtaccgagtcaatgtgcgggggtacaggttagtcaaggttgATGAAAAAGTCACAAACCTCGATCAACCTAGAGAATTTAAATTCTAATTTAACTAATGTAATATCTGAAGCATTAGTGACCAAGGGAAGTGTAACTGTACTCACCTGATGCTGAAGCAAAGCACCCTGGGATGTGAGGAGACCACACTGTGCTGTAGATGACCCCTTCATGACCCTGAAGGGTGCAGAGCGACTGGCCGCCACGGTTGAGATCCCACTGTTGGAACAACAACTCCACACATAAAACAAAGCCATGCTATTTTTCATCCAATCCAGTTTgactatcagtgtgtgtgtgtgtgtgtgtgtgtgatgccaatactaccaccaccattttGAAACACACCACTTTGGCTGTGCGGTCCCATGAGCCTGACACCACCAGGTTCTCCTCCCGGGTCTGACTCCAGTCCACAGAATAGACCTGGGAGAACAGGAAGTCCATCAACTAAAACTACAGTAGCAGCAAATGTGTCACATATGATAATGCATGGACCAGTAGGCTACAGTGATAACATTGTCATTTAGTAATTATACTGTACTTACAACAGTATTACAATGATGTATTGTAAGATGTAACCCTAAAATGGTATGCTTATAATAGTTACATTGGTAATATAAGCTCATGCAAGGTAACAAGCCCACCTCTTGTGTGTGCTCTTTGAGCACCTGCAGTGGCCCGGGCAGGGGGTTGGCTGTGTCCCAGACCTGCAGAGACCCGTCTCCTCCTCCCGTCAACAGGATATGCTCATTACTCTCACTCCACGTCACGTCAAACAGACCATCATTCCAGTCAAAACTACATGAGACAGAGGTAGCAATACGGGGAGAAGATGCATCAGCAAGTTGTTTCAGTGACTGTTGAATGTGTGATGCATTGTTGTCAAACTGTGTCAGTATGAGAAATTCAATGTTGGAAAGTTGATTACCTTTTCACAAGAGAGATCCCGGTCTCGGTCTGCTCCAGCACAAGCAGCGTCCCACATccttgaaaacacacacacacacacacacacacacacacacacacacacacacacttcattagaATAAATGCAAGTAAGCATTGCATTAAATTGCAACAAGTTCTTGGTTTCATAACACTATGGAACTAGCTAAAAACAATGGCTGTCATGTTGTAATCGCCGACAGTAACCCACAATAAATACACACTTGCAGTCTCGAAACTCTCAACCCGTCAATCACAATGTGACATTAACCCGAGCCCTGCTCTTCGATTTTGTCGTGACGAGATTAATTTATTAAATAGTCTACACCGTTTATTCACCTGCAATTCCATAATACTGGGATGTCGCACACGCCAAACGTGTTGGAATAAACGGTGATATCTCCACTGCATAGCCGTGTCGAGCTGGGAACTTGAATGTCTTCATAACCTTTCAAGTTGTTTGGTGAGTTGTACTATGTCACTGCGTCGTCAAACAGAGCAACACTTGGTTGTAATGTTTAACCTGCCCAAAATAGTTGTGTGCGCGCATAGTTTTATGAAAATACAATAGGCTACAATGTAACAAAGCTTTATTAAACAGGAACGTAAACATATATTGTTAATAAACATTAATCTCCAGTGTATGGTCTCCACACTTCCTCGTTTGCGAGATCACCACGGAAGAACAAAGATCACAAGCCTTCTGATTGGTGAGTGATTTCTTGCAAGCTCCTCATTGGTCGAATGGTTTTGAGCACTGATTTACTGATCTCAAATCAGTCCTTGTGTTATTTTTAAGGGGCTTCGATTAACCTGACCCGGGTTCCCGTGTAAGAGTGTTTTGCCCGGGTGAAAGTTGATTGCATTTATTTTGGAACCGGTCTGACTCGCAAGCGTGAGCCAAGTGCCCCAGTTCAAAGCCCATGGCAAAGTCGGCACAAAAAAGTGACGTAAGAGCATgtggagtaatgagtaggattaTTTTATCACATGCAAAATGGATTGCTATTTAgctttatctgccttcccaatgaaaacgCGTTAGACAATTCAAACgtattttatggaaaagagatgtAGCCTATGTTTATGGACGATGCACCATGCTGACaatgcaccatgctgccttgttgacaaaaTGAACGAGCGGCATAGATTACTGTTCGATTTGAGTGGGAGCTCCTCCCTACCGTGTTTCGCCTGGTGCCTCACGGTTCAGCATAATCGGATCCGTCCATTATGAACAAATGGCTGATAATAATTGTATAGAACCTagtcatatatatattttattatctgGGTTCTCTATGGTCCAAATTCATGTCTATGGATTGGATACTGGGTATCCAATGGTTGAATTAATTTCATCACAAGGTGGCGACATTGCCGTGGGTGTCTGCAATCACTCACTTGAACGTATCTTCTActttatgtaatttaaataatgttATTTGTCACCTGTAGTGTACAATTTCAAATTGTTAGGTTTCTTTAGTCTTGGTCTAGTTATTGTTTTTTGCTTGGTAACTTTATATAAAACTCACTGAAAATAATCACAATGACTATTTTAATAATTCAAGAAAAGTCACTTGTTGCAACTCGATCACAAATGTTTAAAATGATAATAACAATTGTATCACTTAGATCATTTTGTTGAGTGTTTGGCAATTCAGGTTTGAAGTACAAAGTTAGGTATTTAGGACTCCTTTCCTCGGCTTCATTTGAAGATATTTAATCAGTCTTAAATATATGTAAGAACATGAAATCCGTTAAATTATCAATGTGATTTTTATTTTTGGCGCATAAACTGGTAAAAATATTGTTATTAGGCTACGCGGCAAAAAAAAAAAGGGCACATTGATAACCCAGAGATGATGCGTAGCGTCGGACACATTGAACTGATTAAAACAATTTCACAAAATAACCACAATGATATTGAATCGATAAACATTAGATTTAATACATTCTAAACGACGATGGAGCCTACTAAAAGGTGTGCAGACCAGCCCAGGCTAGCCCACAGCATCGGCCATTTGACGTTTCTGTGGTTCATGTGCGCCTTTGATTTATGACAGAACTTCAAAGCGCTCGCCCCGGCGTGAGAACCAGTCCGGAGCAAAGCATATAACCCGCGGATTTATGACCGAGCGCTGTTCCCATGATTGTCGGTGGGCAGCAGGCGCTGTTTGTCGTAATCCCCATTCACTTGGAAATGCTGATACTTTTTCTTTTAAGGAATTGAATGGTGTGACAGTGATTTACTAATGTAAATCTTTCTAACAGACCCAGGATAAAGAGAGTGGATTAGGCCAGCATAAAGATCCATCTTGGGAGGAGTGACCAAAGTTGTTTTGCCTTTATACTTCTGTTCCAAACCAGCGGTTTGTCAGGGCTGTTGATACCCTGTATTCGCGTTGACAAGTTCTTTCTCCAAGGGAGAAACGGAACCAGACTCTTTACAGATTCTCTTTTTTCCCCTTTGAATACCATTAAGCATTGCCATAAGCTAACCAATGCAATCAACTAGAGGTCCAGTCTAAGTGACACAATAGACACGTGAAATTGATATATTTTAAAACGTCAAGGCCTATAGGTCCCTGTAGTAGATATAATTACAGAACAGGGTAAGTTTTTGATGGGAAAGGCTAGAGACATTTTGGTGACTGATTTACAACTCTGTGTATAGGCTACCAGACAGTGCCAGACGGTGCCAGTTATGCAATTGTACTTATGTGTGTCTCTCTTAGGGAGTTTTGTTTTGTCTCAAAAACAAATAACAGGAAAgataatttttttcccctcaccaaAAGACTGAACATATAGTTTGTGGTCTTCAATTTGTGACTTGTTAAAAAAATAGCTTTTAATATGGTACTATAGTATTGGCAGTGGCACACACACTGGTTCCATTGATCTGTGGTGAAACAAAGAAGAATATACTCTGAGTGgccaaatatttaaaaaaatgtttaatcagTGACATCCATAGAGGGCTGTTTGCATAGAAAGCGGTTATATAAAAAGACAAGTTATAGTAGTATCATTGAACTGCAGTTGGAACTCTGATGTGATGTGTCGTTTTTGTACTTTCTAAAGAAGAAAAAAAGCTCCTGTCGTGTTCACAGCAGCAAATTGAAGTGCATCATACCAAATATGCCTTCCTCTACCTTCAATATAGCTTCTAGTTCATCTAATATTCATACATATTTACAAACTTGTTAGTTCATGGATTTGATTAGATACACACTACATTGATTCATGTGTTGACTTATTATCTCCAAAACCTTTGGTTCTACCTCCAATGTTCTTCATCTGATTGATTAGAGCAACTCCAAACTAAAGACACTGCTTTGTGATTGTGAATCACACTATTTTCCACCAAGAGTTGAGATCGAAGCAAAACAAAACGTCTGCTGGATTTAGTTTCTATTTCTCAAATTCTGAAAATATTGCTCATAACAGTGTGAATGAAACAGCCAGTGTTGGGGAAACACATGCGCTAAAGCAATAGTGACAGTGAAGAAAATTATGAAAACAAAGGGAGAAAATGGAGTCTAGAGAGGTCTAATTTGAGTGCTgttctttaataaaaataaaacattagtaCATTTTAAGTGGATCtaattatccctctctctctctctctctctctctctctctctctctctctctctctcccatgagaGAGCTTGCATGCATGTGCTCTGAATTTGCACACAGCCAGAAATGAAATAAGCTGGTGGAATAAAAGTCCATGGACACAAAAAAAAGCCATAGTTAATAAAACAATCTTGTTCCTTTATCTGTATAGTGTGGATGGCCTCCGACCTTGTAAAAGTCGAACACTTAAAAGGCTCCCACTTCTGTTCCCCAAGGTCTGTATGGTTTGCTGCTGCCCTCTcggtctctgctctgctgtgaagTGGATGTGGAGGAAATGGAGGGGCACACAGCTGAAGCTACCATAGACGCTGTGCTGCTCACACTGTGAGGTGTGAAGATGGGGAATCCTCCGGGAAAGGACAGGGGGAAAGTCTGGGCCGCAGCGGCAGCGGCCGCCGCGTGAACGGTGGCGGAGAGCGacaggagggaggtggagagtggGGGGACGCAGGGTGCCACGCTGCCATTAGAGGGCGCCCTGTGAGAAGAGTCAGTGTGGGCGAAGGTGGCTGTTAGTAGGGCCGAGCCGCGCTGGGGCACCTCCACAGACAGTCTGCTGGTGGCGCTGTCTGAGGAGGGCAGTCCACTCTGCTGGAGGAAGGcggtggggagggggtggaagGCTGTGGCCCAGTGGTGAGGGGGGAGCACCTGCTGGTGGTGTGCCATGGATGAGGTCATGGCAGCTGCCTCCCTCTGAGACGCGCAGGTGCTGAGGTGGGAGACCAGGCGCACGCGCAGGGGGTCAATGCTGTCTAATCCCTCCACAGAGCTCAGGTACCTGGCCACCTCCGTCAGACACTCCCTGAAGCCCACGCTCATGAAGTCCATAGCCAGGGAATGGGCATCAAAATACCctagagagacaaacagacagaggagTGACAGTGAAAATATGAATGCCAAGCAACTATAAATACTGCCGGTCCCTCTAACGATCTGTAACGTAGCCAGCAGCTGCTGATGGGATTGAAGACTAAATGGTGTGGGATGGATACACACTGGTCCCCTAGGCTGACCATTAGGGCTCCGGCTGTGCCTCCAGGCATAAGCTTAACAGTCTGGGATTGTGCTGGgatgattgtatgtttgttttgtctCCCCAGTGCACCCGTTTTTACACTCGCTGGAAACTCCAAACAAACCACCAACAGGGCAGCCTGTGAATGCAGCCTTCTCTCCTCCCACGGATTTATGAAAGCAAACACAATGCAGGGTCAAGTGCTCCTTTTGTCCCAGCATCGCTTTCCCACGAGTTCAACCCTGCCATTAGCATTGATTTCCACTCCTTTAATCTTGTCAAAGGGGTCTGCTTGCAAGGATTTCACTACACAGTATGGCAGAGAGCAGTTAGAAGCAGCCAATGAACTCCTTACCTTTACCGCCAGTGGTCTGCAGCATCTTTAGGTGATCCACTGTCATCTGCAATATTTCTGCTTTCTCTAATTTGGCAGAACCCTGCAATGAGCAACAGGATGTATGAAGCTTAAAACTCTCGTAACTTTTTACGAATAAAAGACAGACAAAATGACcttatctgttattgttttgatgAAAATGAAACTTTTGTGTAAGTTCCGTTTAGAAATCAGAGCGGATATAATTCAAACTCACTTGTTTTTCAAATGCAGTTGGAACAAGTCGACGTAACTCTGATAAACTATTATTGATTCgatccctccttctcttctcgaTGATCTGGGATAGACAATTATATTATTGCATACTTGAAAATATAACAATTCAAGgcctaataataatactactaataatgtTAACAATAACGAGACAATAattaaatacatgtttaaatAATAAGTAATAAATAATACAGTAATGAATAATAAGCAATACATAATAACGATGATGGTAATAAACTACTCAAATAATTACCCCTCTTCGTTTTTTTCTTGCCATAACttgggttgttgttgttggggagcCACATCTAATAAATGATCCATTGCTGTGCCTGCATGGGACAAACATAATCTATATGTTTTactcaaaataatatatttattttgcGAATGAGCAATTATCCAAAACCACACAGTTTACTGTGTGTAATTTATGCATAAAACACTTATGTAACCTGCACTGATCAAGCAAGAGTCTCATATATATTCAAAATACATTGGAGAGAATTCTCCAAAATTGCCTGGATGTGTTCACAAACCACACATCAGGGTGAGAATTTGCACTTAACACCAGAATAAAACGTTTTCACTTTTGCTAAACTTTTCTCAACTTAAAGTTTCATCAACGTTTCCCATGTGGCGCACACGCGGAAAATGTGGCTAACCTAACCCAAATCATTTTTATGAACTTACCCAGAATAATTATTCTCACTGCCGACATCAATAGTTTCATCCATGTCGCTGTCAGAAGTACTATCCTCACAAGGCCTCTTCATGGTGATGGCGAGAGTATGTCTTTACTAACGTCTCAGTGGATCGGTGCGCGGCCAGGTAGACTGATGACTGGTGCCTATACAATTCCCTCTGTACAGCTTTCCCACGAACCGTTGGAGCCTCAATCACTGATGCAGGGCAGCGTAGCCGCCTACGTCCTGCTTGGGAACACCCACAGTAGAAAAAACACGCCCCGAGCCACTGAGCAATGACGAGAGAGAGGTTTGTGCCGCTGCGCTGGACCAAGTTCCCTAGATAATTGGCTCTGCCCA is a genomic window containing:
- the pex7 gene encoding peroxisomal biogenesis factor 7; protein product: MKTFKFPARHGYAVEISPFIPTRLACATSQYYGIAGCGTLLVLEQTETGISLVKSFDWNDGLFDVTWSESNEHILLTGGGDGSLQVWDTANPLPGPLQVLKEHTQEVYSVDWSQTREENLVVSGSWDRTAKVWDLNRGGQSLCTLQGHEGVIYSTVWSPHIPGCFASASGDGTLRVWDVKTGRCRLAIPAHKAEILSCDWCKYDQNVIVTGAVDCSLCVWDLRNVRQPLSRLLGHSYAIRRVKFSPFNQTVLASCSYDFTVRLWDYSRTEQPLLETLEHHSEFVCGLDFNLQIPNQVVDCSWDETVKIYTPLCLAAPLPSAQ
- the LOC106607767 gene encoding hairy/enhancer-of-split related with YRPW motif protein 2, which gives rise to MKRPCEDSTSDSDMDETIDVGSENNYSGHSNGSFIRCGSPTTTTQVMARKKRRGIIEKRRRDRINNSLSELRRLVPTAFEKQGSAKLEKAEILQMTVDHLKMLQTTGGKGYFDAHSLAMDFMSVGFRECLTEVARYLSSVEGLDSIDPLRVRLVSHLSTCASQREAAAMTSSMAHHQQVLPPHHWATAFHPLPTAFLQQSGLPSSDSATSRLSVEVPQRGSALLTATFAHTDSSHRAPSNGSVAPCVPPLSTSLLSLSATVHAAAAAAAAQTFPLSFPGGFPIFTPHSVSSTASMVASAVCPSISSTSTSQQSRDREGSSKPYRPWGTEVGAF